GAGGGTCGCGGATGCCGACACCGCGCTCCTCATCCCCGATCTGATCGCGTTCCTGCTCACAGGTGTTCGTGCCGCCGAGCGTACGAACGCCTCGACGACCGGGCTGCTCGGAGTGGGTGACGGCGAGTGGGACGTCGACCTCGCAACGCGCATCGGCATCCCGACCCGCGTCCTGCCTCCGCTTCTCGACCCCGGCGCGCTGATCGGATCGCTCCGCCCCGAACTCGCCGAGCGGATCGGCAGGACCCTCCCCGTGGTCGCGGTCGGCTCACACGACACCGCCTCTGCCGTGGTAGCGGTCCCGCTGAGCTCGCCGTCCGCCGCTTACATCTCGTGCGGCACGTGGGGCCTCGTCGGTCTGGAGCTGACCGAGCCCGTGCTGACGGAGGCCGCGCGCGAGGCGAACTTCACTCACGAGCGCGGCGTCGACGGGCGATACCGCTTCCTGCACAACGTCACCGGCCTGTGGCTGCTGAGTGAGAGCGTGCGCGCCTGGGAGGCGGAGGACGGTGCCTCGGTAGACCTGTCAGAGCTGCTCGTGGGGGCGTCCGCGGTCTCGCACCAGGTGCCGCTCTTCGATGCGAACGACCCGTCCCTCAGCGCGCCCGGTGACATGCCGTCTCGCATCGCCGCGCTGATCCGAGAGGCAGGGGCGGCTGTCCCCGCGAGTCGTGCAGCGTTCGCGCGCAGCATCGTGGAGAGCATCGCCGCGGCGTTCGCCGAGACGGTTCGGACGGCGTCCACGCTGTCGGGGCGAGAGGTCGACGTGATCCATCTCGTGGGGGGCGGATCACTCAACGCGCTCCTGTGCCAGGCGACGGCCGACCGCGCCGGCCTTCCCGTGCTGGCCGGCCCCGTCGAGGCGACCGCCCTCGGGAACGTGCTCGTGCAGTGGCGGGCTCTGGAGGGCGTGGACATCGAGCTGGAAGAGCTGCGCGCGCTGGTCGCCGCGACCCATCCGGTCCGCCGGTTCGACCCGGTCACGCCAGATCCGGGCCGGATGCACATTCGTTAGACGCGGGGCCCGGCTGGTCGGTCGTCGGTTCGTCTCAGAGCAGGGCGGCGACCTTCGCGGCGGTCTCCTTCGCCGATCCGGGGTTCTGTCCCGTGACGAGGTGGCCGTCGACGACGGCATGGGAGACGAACGGCAGGAGAGCCTTCTCGTAGTGGGCGCCGCGCTTCTTCATCTCTTCCTCCGCGTTGTACGGGACAAGTTTGTCCACGCGGGCGAGAACCTCCTCCTGCCAGGCGAAGCCGGTGACCTTCCGGTCAGCGACGAGGAGAGAGCCGTCGGAGAGTCGCGTGTTGAGCAGCCCGCAATAGCCGTGGCAGACCGAGGACACGACTCCTCCGCGTTCCCAGATCTCTCGGGTGATCCGCTGCAGTCCTTCACTCTCGGGGAAGTCGTACATCACGGCATGACCGCCGGTGAAGTAGATCGCGTCGTGGTCCGCGGCGTCGATCTGGTCCGGGCGCAGGGTGTTCTCCAAGAGCGCCATGCGTGCGGGGTCGTCGCGCCAGGCTCTGGCGGTCTTGTCGTAGCTGGGGAACCTCAGCGAACGAGGTTCCAGCGGTGAGGCACCGCCCTGCGGACTGACGATCCGTTGCTCGAAGCCACGCTTCTCGAACACCTCCCACGCATGGGTGAGTTCCGACAGCCACAGGCCGGTCGCGTGCGAGGGGGCGTCGTAGTGGCCGACGTTGGTGACGACGTGAAGAATGCGTCTGGTCATGAGATCTCTCCCGGGGTGGTGTCGACCAACTGCAGAGATGCGGGTCGGAGGGGGACAGCGAGGATCGCGCCGACGACGGTGTGTACGCGTGCGGACACCGCGTCGGCGGGTTCCGGGCGGAGCTTTCCGTCGAGGTGCAGGAACGCCAACCCGTGAGCCAGGCTCCACAGGGCAGTCGACAGATTCGGGACGTCCGCCCCGGGGAGCAACCGCTCGACAGCCTCGTTCAGGACGGTGTGCAGTTCCGCGGACGCCGTCACCCGCTCGGCGTTCGCGTCGTCGCACTCGTTCCCGAACATCAGTCGGAAGACCGCGGGACGACGCATCGCGAAGGCCACGTAGGCGATGCCGAGCTCTGCGATGACATCGGCCGCGGACGACGACGCCGGGGCGCTGTCGAGTGCGGCGGCGAGGTCTGCCCGCAAGTCATGGAACCCTTCGACGGCGACGGCGGAGTCCAGCGCCTCGCGATCGGCGAAGTGCCGATACGGGGCGGCCGGCGACACCCCTGCTCGACGCGCGACGGCGCGCAGAGAGAACGGCTCGCCTGATTCGAGCACCTGGATCGCCGCGTCGATGAGAGCAGCGCGAAGATCACCGTGGTGGTAGGTCTTCTCCGATGTTGACACTGTTCACCATCCTTCCGTACGATGATGTAAACAGTGTAAACATACCGCACGGATCCAGCGATCGGAAGTCGAGAAGAAAGAATGCAGACCATACTGGGCGCGAACGGCCAGATCGCCGTCGAGCTCGCGCGAGAGCTGAGCCGAAACCACGCATCCCCGCTCAGGCTCGTCAGCCGCAACCCCCGAAGAGTCAACGACACCGACGACCTCAAGAGCGCCGACCTGCTCGATGCGGCTCAGACGCGGGCCGCGGTTCAGGGGAGCGACGTGGTGTACTTCGCGGCCGGGTTGCCCGCGGACACAGCGCTGTGGGAGCGGCAGTTCCCGAGGATGCTCAAGAACGCCCTCGACGCGACCCGTGCGGCCGGCGCCAGGTTCGCGTACTTCGACAACACCTACATGTATCCGCAGGATGACCGGGTGCAGACCGAGAGCACGCCCTTCGAGCCCGTCGGACCGAAGGGTCGGGTCCGGGCGGCGATGGCGTCGATGGTGCTCGACGAGATGGCGCGTGGTGACATCCCCGTCCTGATCGCCCGTGCCCCGGAGTTCTACGGGCCGGGGAGAACACAGAGCTTCACGAACGCTCTCATCGTCGACCGGATCAGGAACGGCAAGCGCCCGTTCGTCCCTGTGCGAGATGACGTCCAGCGCACCCTGATCTGGACGCCCGACGCGAGCCGTGCTCTCGCGGCACTCGGCACCACCGAGGATGCCTTCCAGCAGACGTGGCATCTGCCCACCGATCCCGACCGTCCCACCTACCGACAGTTCGTCTCCCTGGTGAGCGACGCGTTCGACCGGCCGCGCCCACCCGCCTACACCGTTCTTCCGACGTGGATGCTGGGGGCGGCCGGGCTCGTGTCCCCGCAGGCGCGGGAGATCAGAGAACTGCTCCCGCGGTACGAGCACGACAACAGATTCGACTCCACGAAGTTCGCTCGGCGGTTCCCCGAATTCGAGGTCACCAGCTACCGTCGCGGCGTGGATCTTCTCCGCGGCGCATCGCTTGAGGAGCAGCCCGGCGGATCCTAAAATAAGGGTGAATTCCGGCGGGCTGAAGGGCGCCCGTCGACCCATCGGGCAGGGTTCCGATCTCTGGTCGCAGGGTCGTGCGTTCCTCTCGGTCACCGCCTTTGGCTGATTGATTGGAGTGTTGCGATGTTTACGATGCCCGATCCCCGATTCGAGCTCCGCAAGATCACCGAGACCGAGTGGTTGATCCTCGACCATCGCTACGAGTCGAATGATTCCCGGCGCACCGTCGCGTGCGTGTACCAGTTGGATGCGGTCGAGGTGGACGTGCTGTGGCTGCGAGACCTTCCGCTCGCCACCTCGTACATGTCGGCGGCCGACGTGCTGGAAGACGTCCAGCGCTTCCACGCCCCTGCGCGCGACCGCAGGCCGGTGGCGATCCCGCACCGGCCGCCGCTCGCCACCGCCTGAGCACGGCCTGGCGAGGCGGATTGTCGCGCCTCGCCAGGTCGCGTGTCAACGGGGAGTCGGCGACGGGGTTCGAGAGCAAGACTGGCGTCACCGCTGATGCGATTGGAGACTGCGATGTCAGACCCGCAGATGTACCCGGACGAGGAGCGCGAAGTCGAGGCCGAAGGCATCGACCCGGACATCCCCTCGACCGACGACGATCGAGTCGTTCCCGAGGATGAGGAAGATCAGGAGCGCGACGAGGACGACGACATCGATCTCGCTGACCTGCCGTAGCGGTCGACGGTTCGACGTCCGGAGTCGCTCTGGAACCCACAAGTGGAGGGGCTGACGGGAATCGAACCCGCGCTGTCTGCTTGGGAAGCAGAAGTTCTACCATTGAACTACAGCCCCGCACCCGCATCCGAGGAGCAGGTGAAGGCCAGCCTACCTGCACGCCGCCCGATGGCCAAAGCAACGCGGCACGGTCGCGGCCTGGCAACTAGGCTGGTGCCGTGCTTCTCAGCGATCGCGACATCAGAGCAGAACTCGCATCCGGCCGCGTCGGCCTCGAGCCGCGCGAAGAGGGGATGATCCAGCCGTCGAGCATCGACGTGCGCCTGGACCGCTACTTCCGGCTGTTCGACAACCACAAGTACCCTTTCATCGACCCGTCGGTCGATCAGCCGGAGCTCACGCGTCTGATCGAGGTCGATCCCGAGGAGCCGTTCATCCTGCACCCCGGCGAGTTCGCACTCGGCGCGACGTTCGAGCAGGTCACCCTCCCGGATGACATCGCCGCCCGTCTCGAGGGCAAGTCTTCGCTCGGGCGCCTCGGGCTCATCACGCACTCGACGGCCGGGTTCATCGACCCGGGGTTCACCGGTCACGTGACGCTGGAGCTCGCGAACGTCGCGACCCTGCCGATCAAGCTGTGGCCGGGGATGAAGATCGGGCAGCTCTGCTTCTTCCGGCTGACCTCACCGGCCGAAAGCCCCTACGGGTCCGGCCCCTACGGCAATCGTTACCAGGGGCAGCGCGGACCGACGGCCTCGCGGTCGTTCCAGAACTTCCATCGAACGGACGTCGGCGTGACCGACGTCGGAGCAGTCGGAGGCTGAGATGAGCGACATCAGCGGCACCACCCCGGAAGAACCGATCGAGCCTGAGGAGGGCGGGGTTCCCGAGGAGCCGCTGATTCCGCCCGCGGATGCGGTGATCCCGCCGCCCCCGCCCGACATCCCGATCCCGGACGGTCTGCTGGCCCCGCCCTCATCCGCAGCGATCCCGCCGGCGGACGCGGTGATCCCGCCGCCTCCGCCCGAGACGCGCCGTCGCTCCGACCGCCCGCGCCCGACTCCCGCGATCCTCGATGGTGAGCCTCCCGCCGCCGTCGCCGACGACTGGGCACAGCCGTCGGTCGCGCCGGAGGTTCCGACCTCCGGCGGCTACGGCGGCCTCACGGTGGCGATCTTCGTCTTCCTCTTCGTGCTCCTGATCGCCGCGATCGGCCTCGTGGTGTTCCTGCTCAACACCGTGAGCTTCCCCTGGGCGAGTAGCGACAGTGCGGTGTCGCTCGCCGTCGCCCTGCGGCTCTGAGGAGCCGGCGTTCGGCGCCGACCATCGGACGCCGGACAGCGAAGATCGCGCTCAACTCGCGCTGACCGCGAGCAGGAACCACGCCGAGTGCGGGATCCACTGCTCCGCCCAGCGCCACGAGTCCGGGCCCTCGGTGGTCTCGGGGGTCAGAAAGGCGATGCCGTTCTCGTCGTCGGGGTGACTCGTGATGCCGTTCACGATGCCGCCGGGCAGGTTCGGGAAGTCGGGAGTGTACTCGACGTTGTTGCGCCCCCTACCCTGCAGCATGCACACGTCGAAGGGGTTGCGTCCGAGCACCCAGTGCACCTGGTCGGCCGCGAAGCGCCGCAGTTGCGTCGCTTGCACAGAATCGCACGCTGGAAGGTCGGCGACTCCAAGGGCCGAGAACGCGAGAGAACCCAGGTTCGCGTTCTCGCCTTGCCACCAGTAGCCGGTGTCGTTCTCGTGGGGGAAGAAGAATGCGTCGCGCACGCTGCCGCCTCGCGGCTGCACTCGCTGGCGCGGATACCCGAACGGATTGTCGACGGCCTGCGTGCGTCGCAACACATCTTGCATGACCGCCAGCGCCAGCTCGCGCGCCGTGTCGCCGAAGCGCGCATCGGGCACGAGCTCGGCGTAGCGGAGCAGGGCGATCACCGGCAGGCCCGCTTCGACGGCAGAGAAGAATGGCCGTCCGTCCTCCCAGGCCTCGAACCAACCCGGCTCGTCGGGCGAGGTGCGGTAGCGGTCGATCAGGGCCGCGGCGCGACGATCCGCCGCCGCGACGAATCGCTCGGCGTCCACGCCATCCGCGCCATCCGTCGCCGCGACGAGCTCGGCCGCTGCGAGCAGGGCGCAGTATTCGTCGACGACCGACTCGGAACTGTTCGTCAGGGCTCCGGTCTTGAGGTCGAGCCCGAACAGATACTCCGTGTTATGCGCCTCGAGGTCGTCGAAGGCACCGACGGCGGCCGCGAGATACTCGGCGCTCGAGAAGGCGCCGTGTTCTTGCTCCCTCGACGCCCGGGCGAGCGCGGCGATCGCCAGCCCGCCGCCGCCACGATACGAGGCGCGATAGCGGTCGGTGCGTACGCATTCCGGTAGCGGCGCATTGATCACGCGCTCCTCGAGCTGCTTGGTGAGCGCATCGAAGATTCCGCTGTAGAACGCACCGTCCGGCGTGCGGAAGCGCACCAGGAAGTCGGCGCCGAACAGGGCCTCGTCACGCAGTCGCGCACCGAGCGCCTTGTGGAAGCGCGGATGTCGCTCAGCCAGCCGGTCCCGAGCCTCCAGGAACGCCCACGCACACAGCGGGATCTGCTGCGGGCTCATGGTCGGGGAATAGGTCAGATGGCTGAGGAATTTGCTGGTGTCGCCCGAGGCGTCGAGCCAGCCCCCGCGAGCATCCACCGTGAATCCGGAATCGTCTGCATAACGCAGCGCTGCGGCATCCTTGCGCTCGATCTCACCGCTGGAGCGAGCCGCCTTGAAGGCGAACAAGATGTCGGAGAGCGTGCCTGCCGCCAGGCGCTCGACGCCGATCATGAACGGCGGAGACGAGACGACTTCGTCGCCGACCGAGGCCAGGAGCGCGTATCGGCCCGGAGCGTTGACCTCGTCGAAGTCGACGCGCGCGTATGCACCGGTCTGCCAGGCGTCGACTGTCGCGGTGGGGCGGGTGGAGAGACGCACACGGGAGTCATCGTCGAGCGACAGCAGCTCGACGTGCGGCATCTCCCCGGGATGCGGCACCTCGACGAGCGCCGACTTCGGGGCCGCGGAGTCGTAGCCGAGGTGGTTGGTGAGAATGCGCATGTCAGCCCTTGAGTGCTCCGGCGAGGACCGCGTTCTCCATCTTCTCCGCGAACACGGCGTAGACGAGATACGCGGGGATCAAGGTGATGAGGATGCCGGCGGCAAGAACACCGTACTGCGCGGCGTTCGCGATCGAGAGCGTCGGGAGTGCGACCTGGGCCGTACGCAGCGATGCTTCGGGGCCGATGATCACGAGGGAGAAGAAGTACTCGTTCCAGAACGATAGGAAGTTGAGGATCGCGACCACCGTGAGCGTCGGGATCGCGAGCGGCACATAGACCGACCACAGCACGCGCAGGGGACCGGCACCGTCGAGCAGCGCTGACTCCTCGAGCTCCGCTGGCACGGCGCGCATCGCCTGGGTCAGCAGGATCACCGTGAGCGGCATGGCCGACGCCGGGAGGAACAGGATCAGGAACTCCCGCGTGTGGAACAGTCCCATCATGATCGACAGGAGCACGGTGGGTACCAGCGCGGCGAAACCGGGGATGAGGAACCCGAGCGCGAACACGCGCTCCACCATCTGGCCGACCGCGCCCTTCGCACGGGCCAGGGCGAATGCTGCCGGCACCGCGAGCGCGAGGGTGAGGATCTCGGCACCGATCGTGATGTATGCCGAGTTCAGCAGGGCCGTGCCGAGCGAGGCCTGTGAGAACGCCAGGCCGAAGTTGTCG
Above is a window of Microbacterium aurugineum DNA encoding:
- a CDS encoding rhamnulokinase, yielding MSVRAVAAVDLGATSGRVMIGRVGDGRLDLELVSRFPHGSVERADGLHWDFGALYENVLEGLAEAVRREPAIESIGIDSWAVDYGLIAGGELLAEPFHYRDERTARGVGEVHGSIPFPELYTRNGLQFLPFNTLYQYRIDERVADADTALLIPDLIAFLLTGVRAAERTNASTTGLLGVGDGEWDVDLATRIGIPTRVLPPLLDPGALIGSLRPELAERIGRTLPVVAVGSHDTASAVVAVPLSSPSAAYISCGTWGLVGLELTEPVLTEAAREANFTHERGVDGRYRFLHNVTGLWLLSESVRAWEAEDGASVDLSELLVGASAVSHQVPLFDANDPSLSAPGDMPSRIAALIREAGAAVPASRAAFARSIVESIAAAFAETVRTASTLSGREVDVIHLVGGGSLNALLCQATADRAGLPVLAGPVEATALGNVLVQWRALEGVDIELEELRALVAATHPVRRFDPVTPDPGRMHIR
- a CDS encoding type 1 glutamine amidotransferase domain-containing protein, yielding MTRRILHVVTNVGHYDAPSHATGLWLSELTHAWEVFEKRGFEQRIVSPQGGASPLEPRSLRFPSYDKTARAWRDDPARMALLENTLRPDQIDAADHDAIYFTGGHAVMYDFPESEGLQRITREIWERGGVVSSVCHGYCGLLNTRLSDGSLLVADRKVTGFAWQEEVLARVDKLVPYNAEEEMKKRGAHYEKALLPFVSHAVVDGHLVTGQNPGSAKETAAKVAALL
- a CDS encoding TetR/AcrR family transcriptional regulator, with product MSTSEKTYHHGDLRAALIDAAIQVLESGEPFSLRAVARRAGVSPAAPYRHFADREALDSAVAVEGFHDLRADLAAALDSAPASSSAADVIAELGIAYVAFAMRRPAVFRLMFGNECDDANAERVTASAELHTVLNEAVERLLPGADVPNLSTALWSLAHGLAFLHLDGKLRPEPADAVSARVHTVVGAILAVPLRPASLQLVDTTPGEIS
- a CDS encoding NAD-dependent epimerase/dehydratase family protein produces the protein MQTILGANGQIAVELARELSRNHASPLRLVSRNPRRVNDTDDLKSADLLDAAQTRAAVQGSDVVYFAAGLPADTALWERQFPRMLKNALDATRAAGARFAYFDNTYMYPQDDRVQTESTPFEPVGPKGRVRAAMASMVLDEMARGDIPVLIARAPEFYGPGRTQSFTNALIVDRIRNGKRPFVPVRDDVQRTLIWTPDASRALAALGTTEDAFQQTWHLPTDPDRPTYRQFVSLVSDAFDRPRPPAYTVLPTWMLGAAGLVSPQAREIRELLPRYEHDNRFDSTKFARRFPEFEVTSYRRGVDLLRGASLEEQPGGS
- the dcd gene encoding dCTP deaminase, translating into MLLSDRDIRAELASGRVGLEPREEGMIQPSSIDVRLDRYFRLFDNHKYPFIDPSVDQPELTRLIEVDPEEPFILHPGEFALGATFEQVTLPDDIAARLEGKSSLGRLGLITHSTAGFIDPGFTGHVTLELANVATLPIKLWPGMKIGQLCFFRLTSPAESPYGSGPYGNRYQGQRGPTASRSFQNFHRTDVGVTDVGAVGG
- a CDS encoding glycoside hydrolase family 9 protein gives rise to the protein MRILTNHLGYDSAAPKSALVEVPHPGEMPHVELLSLDDDSRVRLSTRPTATVDAWQTGAYARVDFDEVNAPGRYALLASVGDEVVSSPPFMIGVERLAAGTLSDILFAFKAARSSGEIERKDAAALRYADDSGFTVDARGGWLDASGDTSKFLSHLTYSPTMSPQQIPLCAWAFLEARDRLAERHPRFHKALGARLRDEALFGADFLVRFRTPDGAFYSGIFDALTKQLEERVINAPLPECVRTDRYRASYRGGGGLAIAALARASREQEHGAFSSAEYLAAAVGAFDDLEAHNTEYLFGLDLKTGALTNSSESVVDEYCALLAAAELVAATDGADGVDAERFVAAADRRAAALIDRYRTSPDEPGWFEAWEDGRPFFSAVEAGLPVIALLRYAELVPDARFGDTARELALAVMQDVLRRTQAVDNPFGYPRQRVQPRGGSVRDAFFFPHENDTGYWWQGENANLGSLAFSALGVADLPACDSVQATQLRRFAADQVHWVLGRNPFDVCMLQGRGRNNVEYTPDFPNLPGGIVNGITSHPDDENGIAFLTPETTEGPDSWRWAEQWIPHSAWFLLAVSAS
- a CDS encoding carbohydrate ABC transporter permease translates to MGPALMTVVSAPAPQTSSAQHPAPPSRPTARRRRGRGGALARTGPMKYLAHAGVWLYVVLLAAPLYYLVISAFKHNTDIFNQPFSPFTPLTFDNFGLAFSQASLGTALLNSAYITIGAEILTLALAVPAAFALARAKGAVGQMVERVFALGFLIPGFAALVPTVLLSIMMGLFHTREFLILFLPASAMPLTVILLTQAMRAVPAELEESALLDGAGPLRVLWSVYVPLAIPTLTVVAILNFLSFWNEYFFSLVIIGPEASLRTAQVALPTLSIANAAQYGVLAAGILITLIPAYLVYAVFAEKMENAVLAGALKG